In Bacillus sp. DX3.1, the following proteins share a genomic window:
- the menB gene encoding 1,4-dihydroxy-2-naphthoyl-CoA synthase has product MAVEWVKEGNYEDIIYSTYNGIAKISINRPEVHNAFRPKTVMELINAFAHARDDANVGVIILTGEGGRAFCSGGDQKVRGHGGYVGEDQIPRLNVLDLQRLIRAIPKPVIAMVAGYAIGGGHVLHIVCDLTIAADNAVFGQTGPKVGSFDGGYGAGYLARMVGHKKAREIWYLCRQYSAQEALDMGLVNTVVPLEQLEEETVQWAQEILANSPMALRFLKAAFNADTDGLAGIQQLAGDATLLYYTTDEAKEGRDAFKEKRSPNFDQFPRFP; this is encoded by the coding sequence ATGGCAGTTGAATGGGTAAAAGAAGGTAATTACGAAGATATTATTTATTCCACATACAATGGTATCGCAAAAATTTCGATTAACCGCCCTGAAGTACATAATGCATTCCGTCCAAAGACGGTAATGGAGTTAATCAATGCATTTGCACACGCTCGCGATGATGCAAATGTTGGTGTTATCATTTTAACAGGTGAAGGTGGACGTGCATTCTGTTCTGGCGGTGACCAAAAGGTTCGCGGTCATGGCGGATATGTTGGTGAGGACCAAATCCCACGCTTAAATGTATTAGACTTACAACGTTTAATTCGCGCAATTCCTAAACCAGTTATCGCAATGGTAGCAGGTTATGCAATCGGTGGTGGCCACGTACTTCACATCGTATGTGACTTAACAATTGCAGCAGACAACGCTGTATTCGGACAAACTGGTCCTAAAGTAGGTAGCTTTGATGGTGGATACGGTGCTGGCTATTTAGCTCGTATGGTAGGTCATAAAAAAGCACGTGAAATTTGGTATCTATGCCGTCAATATAGTGCACAAGAAGCACTTGATATGGGCTTAGTAAACACAGTTGTTCCATTAGAACAACTTGAAGAAGAAACAGTACAATGGGCACAAGAAATTTTAGCAAACAGCCCAATGGCACTTCGTTTCTTAAAAGCTGCATTTAACGCAGATACAGATGGTTTAGCAGGTATTCAGCAATTAGCTGGCGATGCAACGCTATTGTACTACACAACTGACGAAGCAAAAGAAGGTCGTGATGCGTTCAAAGAAAAACGTAGCCCGAACTTTGATCAGTTCCCTCGTTTCCCTTGA